A genome region from Anopheles stephensi strain Indian chromosome 2, UCI_ANSTEP_V1.0, whole genome shotgun sequence includes the following:
- the LOC118503448 gene encoding phospholipase D2 isoform X2 — MPTSSEKRSIAASRCCCVTSMSLSEIGTSNPALNCDDTGAASDSTARIDHATGCHPADRNAYGESGDGAGPGGGGGATGHHHDASLACYSIRSEPEEYDENLDAPDSVTYLSIGGNNPVLVIRESDADSVSPASEIPYSYVYNAPVKFDSMRRHIFIPGLEIIVEIVDYERSLTSHVLNPNLYTVKLTHGPFSWTIQKRYNHFRNLHQQLTTYRASLHIPFPTKSHKERRDSFRNMHTVHQATASPAMQQKLGKPLKKIKKNALPRFPLKPDSLVSFDAIPQRIKQLEEYLYNLLNISLYRNFHGTINFLEVSHISFISALGEKGKEGPIKKRTGSTRPGQSGCNFCGCLAGGCCVRCSYFCTDVLWSKWRNRWFFVKETCFGYYRPKDGVLRCVVLFDQGFDISSGMYSTGMRNGLQIATNSRYLVIKYPTRRMAKEWMTHMKRVANESARDFTLPNPHQSFAPSRPGVQAGWFVDGAGYMSAVADALEGATEEIFITDWMLSPEIYMKRPAIDGDYWRLDKILKRKAEQGIKIFVLLFKELDFALGINSYYSKAKLVEQHENIKVLRHPDHARAGILFWAHHEKLVIIDQTYAFVGGIDLCYGRWDDYQHRLTDLGSISSSANSSANNTTTRKPSTVVELDENGSVANLLKSSKNIAIATAVDRQSTGSVAAAAQQSDNATSTKSTKDGTSNGKQKLAHHNPDAPAAMGEPPDKLLQAAAQALGDQQLPAEERDELPENIKQNTPEMERRNIMGMIKDMGRDLKNRITLSEQPEHPPGTDVLTAGGTIVMGGGPKSNIGSPVYLSEEERRKKQLYGGDKGTPVKDMVSPQPFKNAAIFELDGQAKLWIGKDYINFIVKDFTNLDMPYVGKYAGGAKGVKRDIDLVDRSTTVRMPWHDVATVVLGQAARDVARHFIERWNAVKLEKCRENANYPYLLPKSYNDIRVDSKFLNVPLHHVTCQVLRSASSWNCGFIEPDYVEQSIHEAYVQTISKAQHYIYIENQFFISMELGNSVVKNQISEYLFKRIVRAHREKKVFRVYVVMPLLPGFEGDVGGSSGISLRAITHWNYASISRGKSSLLERLRAAGIQKPCDYISFHSLRTNSTLNGMPVTELIYVHSKLLIADDKVVICGSANINDRSLLGKRDSEVCVMITDESFEEGRMNGESYPCGVYAGKLRKFLFREHLGLLEPDPKRDPIDVTDPVIHTFWNDVWRRTSRRNTLIYDEVFRCIPSDNVQSFAMMKRFLEDKSLLQSNPDGIQQAVARIEGYLVDLPLKFLCNEILTPPNTSKEGFMPTYMWT, encoded by the exons ATGCCAACTTCAAGCGAAAAACGATCCATCGCAGCATCTCGCTGCTGTTGCGTGACATCG ATGTCGCTGAGCGAAATCGGCACCTCCAATCCGGCACTGAACTGCGACGATACCGGTGCGGCATCCGATTCGACTGCACGCATCGATCATGCCACCGGGTGCCATCCGGCCGACCGGAATGCGTATGGCGAGAGCGGTGATGGGGCAGGCCCtggaggtggtggaggagCAACGGGACATCACCATGATGCCAGCCTGGCCTGCTACTCGATCCGTAGCGAGCCGGAGGAGTACGACGAAAATTTGGACGCCCCAGATTCGGTGACGTACCTATCGATCGGTGGCAACAATCCGGTGCTGGTGATACGGGAAAGCGATGCGGACAGTGTCAGCCCGGCATCGGAGATCCCGTACAGCTACGTGTACAATGCGCCGGTCAAGTTCGATTCCATGCGTCGCCACATTTTTATTCCGGGCCTGGAGATCATCGTGGAAATCGTTGACTACGAGCGTAGCCTAACGTCGCACGTACTTAATCCTAATCT ATATACGGTGAAGCTCACGCACGGCCCATTTTCGTGGACCATTCAGAAGCGATACAACCACTTCAGGAATCTGCATCAGCAACTGACAACGTATAGGGCCTCGCTGCACATACCGTTTCCGACCAAAAGTCACAAGGAGCGGAGGGATAGCTTTCGGAACATGCATACCGTGCATCAGGCGACGGCATCG CCCGCCATGCAGCAGAAGCTTGGGAAACCGTTGAAGAAGATCAAGAAAAATGCGCTGCCACGGTTCCCGCTCAAGCCGGACTCGCTCGTTTCGTTCGATGCTATCCCGCAGCGGATCAAGCAGCTGGAGGAGTATCTGTACAATCTGCTGAACATCTCACTGTACCGTAACTTCCACGGCACG ATCAACTTTCTGGAAGTGTCCCACATTTCGTTCATTTCGGCGCTGGGCGAAAAGGGAAAGGAAGGACCGATCAAGAAGCGTACCGGGTCGACCCGGCCCGGCCAGTCGGGGTGCAACTTTTGCGGTTGCCTTGCCGGTGGGTGCTGTGTGCGGTGCAGCTACTTTTGTACCGATGTGCTCTGGAGCAAGTGGCGCAACCGGTGGTTCTTCGTGAAGGAAACATGCTTTGGGTACTATCGGCCGAAGGACGGTGTGCTGCGGTGTGTCGTACTGTTCGATCAGGGGTTCGACATCTCGTCCGGCATGTACAGTACGGGCATGCGCAATGGATTGCAGATAGCGACCAACTCGCGGTATCTCGTAATCAAGTATCCCACGCGCCGGATGGCCAAAGAGTGGATGACGCACATGAAGCGGGTGGCGAACGAAAGTGCACGCGATTTTACGCTGCCCAACCCGCACCAGTCGTTTGCGCCGTCCAGGCCCGGGGTTCAGGCCGGGTGGTTTGTGGATGGGGCAGGGTATATGAGTGCGGTGGCCGATGCACTGGAGGGTGCGACGGAAGAGATTTTCATCACCGACTGGATGCTCAGCCCGGAGATCTACATGAAGCGGCCGGCGATCGATGGGGATTACTGGCGGCTGGATAAGATTCTGAAGCGCAAGGCGGAGCAAGGTATCAAGATCTTTGTGCTGCTGTTCAAGGAGCTGGACTTTGCGCTCGGCATTAACAGCTACTACAGCAAGGCGAAATTGGTGGAGCAGCATGAGAACATAAAG GTACTTCGACACCCGGATCATGCCCGAGCCGGGATACTGTTCTGGGCTCACCACGAGAAGCTCGTCATCATCGATCAAACGTACGCGTTCGTGGGGGGAATCGATTTGTGCTACGGCCGCTGGGATGACTACCAGCATAGACTGACCGATCTCGGAAGCATTTCCTCGTCAGCGAACAGCTCCGCGAACAATACTACCACCCGCAAACCGTCGACCGTGGTCGAACTGGACGAGAATGGTTCGGTGGCGAATCTGCTCAAATCTAGCAAAAATATAGCCATTGCAACGGCAGTCGATCGTCAGTCTACCGGATCCGTGGCAGCGGCCGCCCAGCAATCCGACAACGCCACCTCCACCAAATCCACCAAAGATGGTACGTCTAATGGCAAGCAGAAGCTCGCACACCACAACCCGGACGCGCCGGCTGCGATGGGCGAACCACCGGACAAGTTGCTGCAGGCAGCCGCCCaagcactcggcgatcagcaGCTACCGGCGGAGGAAAGGGACGAACTGCCCGAGAACATCAAGCAGAACACTCCCGAGATGGAGCGGCGAAACATAATGGGTATGATCAAGGATATGGGCCGCGATCTGAAGAATCGCATCACACTGTCCGAGCAGCCGGAGCATCCGCCCGGCACGGATGTGCTCACTGCCGGCGGAACAATCGTGATGGGTGGTGGACCGAAGAGCAACATCGGCAGCCCGGTCTATCTGTCGGAGGAGGAACGGCGCAAgaagcagctgtacggtggcGATAAGGGTACGCCCGTGAAGGATATGGTCAGTCCGCAACCGTTCAAAAATGCGGCCATCTTTGAGCTGGACGGGCAGGCGAAGCTGTGGATCGGCAAGGACTACATTAACTTTATCGTGAAAGATTTCACAAACCTCGACATGCCGTATGTGGGTAAGTATGCCGGTGGGGCTAAAGGCGTTAAGAGAGATATAG ACTTGGTCGACCGATCGACGACGGTGCGCATGCCGTGGCATGACGTAGCAACGGTCGTGCTGGGGCAAGCTGCCCGGGACGTGGCTCGCCACTTCatcgaacggtggaacgcGGTCAAGCTGGAGAAGTGCCGCGAAAATGCCAACTACCCGTACCTGCTGCCAAAGAGCTACAATGACATCCGCGTAGACAGTAAGTTCCTGAATGTGCCGCTCCACCACGTCACCTGCCAGGTGTTGCGCAGCGCGTCCAGCTGGAACTGTGGTTTCATCGAACCGGACTACGTGGAGCAGAGCATCCACGAGGCGTACGTGCAGACGATTTCCAAGGCACAGCATTACATCTACATCGAGAACCAGTTCTTCATCAGCATGGAGCTCGGCAACAGTGTGGTGAAGAACCAAATATCGGAGTATCTGTTCAAGCGGATCGTGCGCGCGCATCGGGAGAAGAAAGTGTTTCGGGTGTACGTCGTGATGCCACTGCTGCCCGGGTTCGAGGGAGATGTCGGTGGGTCGTCCGGAATCTCGCTGCGTGCTATTACCCACTGGAACTATGCGTCTATTTCGAG GGGTAAATCATCACTGCTCGAGCGGTTACGAGCGGCCGGTATTCAAAAACCTTGTGACTACATATCGTTCCACAGTCTGCGCACGAACTCGACGCTCAACGGCATGCCGGTGACGGAGCTGATTTACGTCCATTCGAAGCTGCTGATCGCAGACGACAAGGTTGTGATCTGTGGTTCGGCCAACATCAACGACCGCTCGCTGCTGGGCAAGCGAGACTCGGAAGTTTGCGTTATGATAACG GACGAATCGTTCGAGGAGGGTCGTATGAACGGTGAATCGTACCCGTGTGGCGTGTATGCGGGCAAGCTGCGGAAGTTTCTGTTCCGCGAGCATCTCGGTTTGCTGGAACCGGACCCAAAGCGGGACCCGATCGATGTAACCGATCCGGTAATTCACACGTTCTGGAACGACGTTTGGCGACGGACGTCCCGCCGCAATACGCTTATCTACGACGAAGTGTTCCGCTGCATTCCGTCCGACAATGTGCAATCGTTCGCCATGATGAAGCGGTTCCTGGAGGACAAGAGTTTGCTACAGTCTAACCCGGACGGCATTCAGCAGGCCGTGGCAAGGATCGAGGGCTATCTGGTCGATCTGCCGCTAAAGTTTCTGTGCAACGAAATACTTACTCCGCCCAACACGAGCAAGGAAGGTTTTATGCCGACCTACATGTGGACCTAA